GCAGGCAAACGAGCACCCGGTCTGGCGGTTATTAAAGTGGGTCAAGACCCTGCCTCCGGCGTATATGTAGCGAATAAGCGCAGAGCATGCGAAGAAGTCGGTTTCGTCGATAAGGCTTTTGATATGCCTGCAAATACCACCCAACAGGATCTATTAGCCTTGGTAGATAAACTCAACCTTGATCCTGAAGTGGATGGTATTTTAGTCCAGTTGCCCCTACCTGCTGGTCTCAATGCTGATCAGGTATTAGAACGTATCCAGCCGAATAAAGACGTTGATGGCTTCCATCCATACAACATTGGTCGTCTGGTTCAGCGCATGCCTGCCTTAAGACCCTGCACCCCAAAAGGTATCATGACCCTTATCGAATCCACTAAGCGCCCTGCCAAAGGTTTAGATGCCGTTATTGTCGGTGCTTCCAACATTGTTGGCCGCCCCATGTCATTAGAACTCCTATTGGCAGGTTGTACGGTGACAACATGTCATAAGTTTACCCAAGATTTGAAAAGTCATGTCGCCCGGGCCGATATTTTGGTAGTTGCAGTAGGTAAACCTGAATTTATCCCAGGGGATTGGGTTAAACCGGGCGCGATTGTGATCGATGTTGGTATTAATCGAAAGGCAGATGGTAGCCTAGTTGGCGATGTTGAATTTGAGGCAGCAAAAGAACGTGCAGGCTGGATAACCCCAGTACCTGGCGGTGTAGGGCCTATGACAGTCGCCAGCCTAATTGAAAACACCCTTGAAGCCTACATTAAGTATCGTTACTAATATCGATGAGTGTTTCTAGCAACCAAGACAAAGTCATATCCAGCACAGTCGCATGGATCGATAAGGTAGTGATAGGGCTCAATTTTTGTCCTTTCGCAAAGCGTGAAGTTTTGCGCCAATCGGTCCGCTATCGATACCTAGCACATCCCTCTATGGGACAATTAGTAGAAGCTCTTGAGTTTGAAGTTACCCATTTGCACAACGAGCCACAGACCGAAACCACTTTGATAATTTGTGCAGCAAGGTATGAAAGTTTTTTCGACTATCTCGATGCTTTGGAACGACTAGAAAATTGGATTGACGATAATGGCTATCGTGGTATTTATCAGATCGCTAGTTTCCACCCCGATTATTTCTTTGAAGGTGAGGATGCAGATTCTCCGTCGAATTTCACCAATCGCTCACCCTACCCTATGTTTCACTTACTTCGTGAAGAAAGTTTAGACCGAGCGATTCGTGCCCACAAAGAGCCGCAGCAAATACCATTTGATAATATTGAAACCGCGAATCAAATCGGTCTGCTAGGGCTGCGAAAATTGTTACTAGCGTGCTTTAATTAGAGGGCGACTCACCCTCGTCAGTTGACATAGTTTGAGAAGCATCTATCCCTTTAGTTTGCTCAACAAAGTCAGCTAGCGTTCGACCTATCTGACCAGCATTGAAGCTAGATATTTGATATACCAACCCATCCCAGTAATCACCGCCCTGCCCGCCCAACGCGGTAAACATGATGTAATTTAGATGCTGTTCTTGCCGTAAAGATGCCTCTATAACAGTGCCATCAGACAACGAAATTTGAAATCCAGCGACAACAGGTAATTCCTGCCAAGTTGCAGAATCCACACCTAGAATTTTTTCAAAATCTAATGCCATCAGGTTAGTCACAAAACCATCTACGATAGAGTCATACTTTAGTGATTGTGCTGAGCTGAGATTAGTTAATTGAAACTGATATTCTCCCCCAGATGATTTTATAATACTAAAACCCCCGTCACCTATACGCACCATTGAGTCTACCTGACTTACATCTATATTTAATATGGGCTGTTTCAGCCAGTCATATTGGTTACTTGGTAAATCAATAACTTTGTTTAACAGCCAAGTTTGGCTTTCATCGGTGAGTCTCACATATGAACCTTGGCCTGAACTTGCATTTGCACCAATCAAAATACGATATTGACTGCCGCCGGCTCGTATCGAGACTTCAGTGGCCTGACTATCTGCTTGGGTGATATCCTGCAAGCCTAAGTGTTCATAGTTTTCAGGCTTGGTGGTTTTAGCCTCGAATAAAATGGCGGTTGCGAGATTCTCAACCAGCTCGGCCAACCTAGCCTGTTCCATTGGATAATCAACCCCAACTTCATCTAAGGCCGTTATCCAATCTGAAGCTTTTTTTGTGGCGTTGAATACCCGTCCGCTTGGCTGTGTAACTTCGATAAAATCAATGTTGGCAGCTTGCTGTGTAAGGTTGGGAAACAATAATGCTCTAGTGGCTACCTGATTATTCGACTGTACAAGCAAGTAATAAATCGCTGCGCCAACCGTAGCTAATATTGCTACTAGCGCAATAAGTTGCCTATTCATGACGCCGCTCCCTCATTCCCTTTTGATTTGGTCCTAAGTAATCTTGCCAACAACAATAGAATTAACATTAGCACAATCGGCGCAACGGCAATATTGATAAACTTCAACCAGTTACCTAACTCTTCAATATCTTTGTCTAACTGATGACGAACATCTCTTAATGCTTTGCGAATCTCGATTCGCTTGGCCATAAAGTCATCAACAGCTTGTTGTTGCTGAGGAGAAATCACTAATGTGGCACTATCGGTTTGCTGACTTTGCAATTGAGATAACTGTTGTTCGGTTTCTTCCAATTGTAATTGCAACAACTGCTCCTGCTCGCGGAATTTCCTTTCCGCCTCAAAAGTCAAAGCATCAACTGTCTTGAATGGACGTGCAAATGTACCGCGACTACGAATGCTAATGAGTGCATTACTGCCAGCTAGGTTTTCAACGGTATTCGTCACGAAGTCGCCGTTATTCGCAAAAGGGGTAAAAACTGTCTCACCGAAAAAGTTTGCTTGCTGCACCCAAAATCTATCTGCTAATAGATCCGTGTCTGCTACAACTATGACATTAAGCTGTTGAGTTGAGCGCTGAAATTCACCCGTGCTGTCCCCTTCAGGGGCATTTTCAAACGCAGAATTAGCCTTACCCATTAAGCGCGCGGCAAGCACGTATTGACGGTTGTCATTGCTAAAGTCTCGCGATAATTCCATAGGATCACGATTCGTCGTATAGGCCGCCACATCAAGCAAGTCGGTATTTGAAGATGATTTCATCAGCGGTACCCAACGCAGGTTACTGCCCTCTTTTTTAGTAAACACACCAAAAGAAGCACCATTGATAACTTCTAGATTAGAGGTAGTAACGTCATCTCTGTCAAGTTGTTCACTTTGCACCCCGATAAAGCCAAAGTGACGGGCAACCCCCCCCTCTGCGGTTCGAATATCTAGGCCTAATTGTGCATCTAGCAGGACTTGCTCAGCATTGAAATTCAATCCCCAAGCATCAAACAACTGCACTAGGTTTGAACTGTTAGGCCCCGTGGCCCCCATTCCTGCCATCATGGCCATAGGATCTGACTCGTTATTGGGATCGACAAAAACCATTAACTTGCCACCTTTCATCACATATTGGTCAATTTGATAAATCAGGCTTTGAGATAAATCTTTGGGATGCACTAACAACAATACATCGGTCAAGTCTGGCAATGCCTCAGCATTGTTGGCAACTTGCTCCACGTCGTACAATTGCTGCAACTGAGTGTAGAAAGTCCAAGCCGGATCAAATCGTCCTGACATCGGATTCTGGCCACCAGCAAGTGGCAGGTCACTGACAATCGACACTTTGACACTTTTTGGCTTGGACAATTTGTGAATCAATTTACTAACTTCATACTCCAAGAATTTTTCCTGCTGAGGATCAAAAAAGCCAATTGTTTCTTGGTCATCTAATGCGTTGGTGGCTGCTAAACCAAGATAAATAGAATCGCCTAAATTCCCAATAGTTGCTGCAGTTAAACCATACTGGCTGGCCTGATCTTCAGCCTCAGAGAAAGGCTCTGGGTCTATGACTTTTAGATTAATCTTGCCGGGGGCCGCTTTTGCGTATTCACGCAACATACTTTCCACCCGAGACGCATAGTTACGCAGGGTAGTCATGCCTTTTGACGATTTATCTGAATAGAAAAAATACAGGTTAATTGGCTCGTCTATGTTGGCGACAATTTCTTTGCTGCCTGCAGATAGGGAATACACCTGATTCTCGGTTAAATCCAAACGAAGTGGACTTAACAATTGATTGTTTAATACCGTCAGGGCAAAAAATAACATCGCTAACAGTATCAAAATTAAAGAGGTGGAAGTGCGACTCATAGTATTAATCCGCCTTTTTATGTTCAATAATCAGCAGGCTTGCATAAAGCCATACTGCGATAGAAAGAATGAAAAAGCCCACATCATTTAATGCGATCACGCCTTTGGCAATCGATTCGAAGTGACTTAAGAAACTAAATGAGGCCACGGTATCCATTACTATCGATGGTGCCCAATCTTTGAAAGCATCAAGAATAATATTGC
Above is a window of Aliiglaciecola sp. LCG003 DNA encoding:
- a CDS encoding Gldg family protein, with translation MSRTSTSLILILLAMLFFALTVLNNQLLSPLRLDLTENQVYSLSAGSKEIVANIDEPINLYFFYSDKSSKGMTTLRNYASRVESMLREYAKAAPGKINLKVIDPEPFSEAEDQASQYGLTAATIGNLGDSIYLGLAATNALDDQETIGFFDPQQEKFLEYEVSKLIHKLSKPKSVKVSIVSDLPLAGGQNPMSGRFDPAWTFYTQLQQLYDVEQVANNAEALPDLTDVLLLVHPKDLSQSLIYQIDQYVMKGGKLMVFVDPNNESDPMAMMAGMGATGPNSSNLVQLFDAWGLNFNAEQVLLDAQLGLDIRTAEGGVARHFGFIGVQSEQLDRDDVTTSNLEVINGASFGVFTKKEGSNLRWVPLMKSSSNTDLLDVAAYTTNRDPMELSRDFSNDNRQYVLAARLMGKANSAFENAPEGDSTGEFQRSTQQLNVIVVADTDLLADRFWVQQANFFGETVFTPFANNGDFVTNTVENLAGSNALISIRSRGTFARPFKTVDALTFEAERKFREQEQLLQLQLEETEQQLSQLQSQQTDSATLVISPQQQQAVDDFMAKRIEIRKALRDVRHQLDKDIEELGNWLKFINIAVAPIVLMLILLLLARLLRTKSKGNEGAAS
- the folD gene encoding bifunctional methylenetetrahydrofolate dehydrogenase/methenyltetrahydrofolate cyclohydrolase FolD, whose product is MPAQIINGKSIAKQVRENVAAQVEAITAAGKRAPGLAVIKVGQDPASGVYVANKRRACEEVGFVDKAFDMPANTTQQDLLALVDKLNLDPEVDGILVQLPLPAGLNADQVLERIQPNKDVDGFHPYNIGRLVQRMPALRPCTPKGIMTLIESTKRPAKGLDAVIVGASNIVGRPMSLELLLAGCTVTTCHKFTQDLKSHVARADILVVAVGKPEFIPGDWVKPGAIVIDVGINRKADGSLVGDVEFEAAKERAGWITPVPGGVGPMTVASLIENTLEAYIKYRY
- a CDS encoding DUF4340 domain-containing protein — its product is MNRQLIALVAILATVGAAIYYLLVQSNNQVATRALLFPNLTQQAANIDFIEVTQPSGRVFNATKKASDWITALDEVGVDYPMEQARLAELVENLATAILFEAKTTKPENYEHLGLQDITQADSQATEVSIRAGGSQYRILIGANASSGQGSYVRLTDESQTWLLNKVIDLPSNQYDWLKQPILNIDVSQVDSMVRIGDGGFSIIKSSGGEYQFQLTNLSSAQSLKYDSIVDGFVTNLMALDFEKILGVDSATWQELPVVAGFQISLSDGTVIEASLRQEQHLNYIMFTALGGQGGDYWDGLVYQISSFNAGQIGRTLADFVEQTKGIDASQTMSTDEGESPSN
- a CDS encoding DUF1415 domain-containing protein — protein: MSVSSNQDKVISSTVAWIDKVVIGLNFCPFAKREVLRQSVRYRYLAHPSMGQLVEALEFEVTHLHNEPQTETTLIICAARYESFFDYLDALERLENWIDDNGYRGIYQIASFHPDYFFEGEDADSPSNFTNRSPYPMFHLLREESLDRAIRAHKEPQQIPFDNIETANQIGLLGLRKLLLACFN